In one window of Desulforhabdus amnigena DNA:
- a CDS encoding SpoIIE family protein phosphatase has product MLKIKTMQQRLSLFLLLPVAVLLLAMGLMIFLYVRNNLIAQWKNTAVLSLAHAAHDVDMRLAKPKDWMKMYHNTAGEPEADFIREWLIKQLEDVGGVDRVELVKLDKGFKAVSQLDRCILSPKAENCYMWRRGASRPQERAWMGMMDFERAEIADITLPRYDTLVEHETVSLSSDLLNKEGKAVSRLEVVIRFKYLIEGALSAAQSANERAFLVSEKGKVLACSIAEKTEETCYTDAVKAAIKDMQQEPSAGNILLPKDAPDEIVGFYKLKEAPWSLVVVAHKKDILAPLLRFRAIYFLILAGFLLFILLLIRLVAGRAVSFIRKVSDAAANVAQGHFDTLLPVAREDEVGQLIRSFNQMVLQLDERLRLKEALDLAMQVQQNLLPEKPPEIAGLDLAGASIYCDETGGDYYDFLSFSEWQGRVGIAVGDVAGHGISAALFMTTARALLRSRITQPGRLSDVMNDVNRLLCMDTSRTGDFMSLFLAVLDLRRNTIHWVRAGHAPGLVYDWETDSFEELRGEGITLGLDETRPFKEYEYSGWNRSKVLFIGTDGIWETENPQGDAFGMDRLRAVIRRHCHEPSGEIIRAITEDLAAFRQTKQQEDDITLVVAKVKPE; this is encoded by the coding sequence ATGTTGAAGATTAAGACCATGCAACAGCGCCTCTCGCTCTTTTTGCTGCTGCCGGTAGCCGTCTTGCTCCTGGCCATGGGCTTGATGATTTTCCTCTATGTGAGAAACAACCTGATCGCCCAGTGGAAAAATACGGCCGTTCTGTCCCTGGCGCATGCGGCCCATGACGTGGACATGCGTCTGGCCAAGCCGAAGGACTGGATGAAGATGTATCACAATACGGCTGGAGAACCGGAGGCGGATTTTATCCGGGAATGGCTGATCAAACAGTTGGAGGACGTCGGAGGGGTCGATCGCGTCGAACTGGTCAAATTGGATAAAGGCTTCAAGGCTGTTTCGCAACTGGATCGATGCATTCTTTCACCAAAAGCAGAAAATTGCTACATGTGGCGTCGGGGAGCCTCCCGTCCACAGGAAAGAGCATGGATGGGGATGATGGATTTTGAGCGGGCGGAAATAGCTGACATTACCCTTCCCCGCTACGATACGCTGGTGGAGCACGAGACAGTCTCTCTCTCCTCCGATCTTCTCAATAAGGAGGGAAAGGCCGTCAGCCGCCTTGAAGTGGTCATTCGCTTCAAATATCTCATTGAGGGCGCCTTGTCCGCTGCTCAGTCAGCGAACGAGAGAGCCTTTTTGGTGAGTGAAAAAGGGAAAGTGCTTGCCTGCAGCATTGCCGAGAAAACGGAGGAGACCTGCTACACAGATGCGGTCAAGGCGGCCATAAAGGACATGCAGCAAGAACCGTCGGCAGGAAATATCCTTTTGCCGAAAGATGCACCTGACGAGATCGTCGGCTTTTACAAACTCAAAGAGGCCCCCTGGAGCCTGGTCGTGGTGGCCCACAAAAAAGACATTTTGGCTCCTCTTCTGCGCTTTCGTGCGATTTATTTTCTTATACTGGCCGGCTTTCTTCTTTTTATTCTCCTGTTGATTCGGCTTGTGGCGGGGCGGGCCGTTTCTTTCATTCGAAAAGTTTCAGACGCAGCCGCAAACGTAGCTCAGGGACATTTCGACACCCTTCTCCCTGTTGCAAGAGAAGATGAAGTGGGGCAATTGATTCGAAGCTTTAATCAGATGGTCTTGCAGCTCGATGAACGGCTGAGATTGAAGGAAGCTCTGGACCTCGCCATGCAAGTGCAGCAGAACCTGCTCCCTGAAAAACCGCCTGAAATAGCGGGGCTGGATCTGGCGGGCGCAAGCATCTATTGTGATGAAACGGGAGGTGATTATTACGACTTTCTTAGCTTTTCCGAATGGCAAGGCCGGGTGGGCATAGCTGTGGGAGACGTCGCAGGGCACGGCATATCCGCTGCCCTGTTCATGACCACGGCCCGGGCCCTCTTGCGGAGCAGGATCACTCAGCCAGGACGCCTTTCGGATGTCATGAACGACGTGAACCGCCTCCTTTGCATGGATACATCCAGGACGGGCGACTTCATGAGCCTCTTTCTGGCAGTATTGGACCTCCGGCGGAATACAATCCACTGGGTGAGGGCGGGGCATGCTCCCGGCCTCGTATACGATTGGGAAACCGACTCCTTCGAGGAACTGCGGGGCGAAGGGATAACCCTCGGCTTGGACGAAACCCGTCCTTTCAAGGAATACGAATACAGCGGCTGGAATAGGTCGAAGGTTCTGTTCATTGGAACGGACGGAATCTGGGAAACGGAAAATCCCCAGGGGGATGCGTTTGGCATGGATCGGCTGAGGGCGGTCATTCGGCGGCACTGCCACGAACCGTCCGGCGAAATCATTCGCGCCATAACAGAGGACCTTGCAGCGTTCCGCCAGACAAAACAACAGGAAGATGACATCACGCTGGTGGTGGCAAAAGTCAAACCAGAATGA
- a CDS encoding D-alanyl-D-alanine carboxypeptidase family protein, which produces MKTKRVIVWMVWVVTTLFIPNLIYALPFNINARSAILIDTRDERILYEKNADSLIAPASITKVISLFLVFDAIREGRARLWDTVVVSPRAASTGGSRMGLRAGDEVPLEEIIKGMAVVSGNDACVAVAEHLAGSVERFVKLMNIKARQLGMRNTVFMTPNGLPAKGQLTTARDISKLSLAYLRRFPESLSIHSMCSYTYRTSTHRNANRLLGKCPGVDGIKTGFVCASGYNLSATAKRGNVRLLAVVMGAPSAGVRAIETAKLLEYGFQVVGEDGPQIREVEDFDSPGRIKIATDSTFMGVPQCEPERKSKVVKAIRYENAKPEEADGTSSVASKRSEKSSVAKKKTVSRKVMSAGKTAGVKQSVAVKKSVVAKKTQTVAQAKTSAKAGSGKEAQVAKNASVVQQKAAKSVKTAKPVTEEKKKIVAVIPNVSKAKPLAPSSAGKTTIIQKAQPRSQSTKEKKG; this is translated from the coding sequence ATGAAGACGAAACGGGTCATCGTTTGGATGGTGTGGGTTGTCACAACTTTGTTCATTCCGAATTTGATTTATGCACTACCGTTCAATATCAACGCCCGTTCAGCCATTCTCATCGACACACGCGACGAAAGAATCCTCTACGAGAAAAACGCTGATAGTCTCATAGCTCCCGCATCCATCACCAAAGTCATTTCCCTTTTTCTGGTTTTCGACGCTATACGGGAAGGACGTGCCCGTTTGTGGGATACGGTTGTGGTGAGCCCCAGGGCCGCCAGTACCGGCGGATCGAGAATGGGGCTCAGAGCCGGTGATGAAGTTCCTTTGGAAGAGATCATCAAGGGGATGGCGGTGGTTTCGGGAAACGATGCCTGCGTTGCCGTGGCGGAACATCTTGCCGGCAGCGTTGAACGCTTTGTGAAGCTCATGAACATTAAAGCCCGGCAGTTGGGCATGCGCAATACGGTTTTCATGACCCCCAACGGCCTTCCCGCTAAGGGACAGCTCACTACCGCCCGGGATATATCCAAACTTTCTCTGGCCTATTTGCGACGTTTTCCGGAGTCTCTCTCTATTCACTCCATGTGTTCTTACACCTACCGGACTTCGACTCACCGTAACGCCAACAGGCTTCTGGGAAAATGTCCCGGCGTGGACGGCATCAAGACCGGCTTTGTCTGTGCGTCCGGTTACAACCTCTCCGCCACCGCCAAGAGAGGGAATGTCCGTCTTCTGGCGGTAGTTATGGGAGCTCCTTCTGCCGGTGTTCGTGCGATCGAAACGGCAAAATTGCTGGAATACGGTTTCCAGGTTGTCGGTGAAGATGGTCCGCAGATCAGGGAAGTAGAAGATTTTGACAGCCCTGGAAGAATAAAGATCGCGACAGATTCCACATTTATGGGTGTGCCGCAATGTGAACCCGAGAGGAAGTCAAAAGTTGTAAAAGCGATCAGATATGAAAATGCAAAACCCGAGGAGGCGGATGGTACCTCATCAGTAGCCAGCAAGAGATCAGAAAAATCTTCAGTGGCCAAGAAGAAGACCGTATCGAGGAAGGTGATGTCTGCTGGAAAGACTGCGGGTGTGAAACAATCCGTGGCTGTGAAGAAGAGTGTTGTCGCGAAGAAAACGCAAACGGTAGCCCAGGCCAAGACGTCCGCAAAGGCAGGATCCGGCAAGGAGGCCCAGGTTGCCAAGAATGCGAGCGTAGTGCAGCAGAAGGCCGCAAAGAGTGTGAAGACGGCAAAACCAGTGACGGAGGAAAAAAAGAAGATCGTGGCGGTCATTCCCAATGTCAGCAAGGCAAAACCGTTGGCACCCTCTTCCGCCGGAAAAACGACCATCATTCAAAAAGCTCAACCTCGATCCCAAAGCACCAAGGAAAAAAAGGGATAA
- a CDS encoding rod shape-determining protein yields the protein MFDFLSKDMAMDLGTANTLIYIRGKGVVLDEPSIVSLDKETQKIVAVGKEAKNLAGRHGKNTISVRPLKDGVIHDFETAAFMIRTFLGKVFKRVPLSRPKLVIAVPAGITSVEKRAVIEASEVAGAGKVYLIEEPMAAAIGTGLPVDQAKGQMIVDIGGGTTEVAIISNFTVTCSESLRIAGDEANEAICNYIRREHHMNISDSMAEIIKIKIGSAVPLKKPLEVKLRGKDLASNMPRVVTITDADIRQAIKDPTRAIVEGVRRVLEKASPDLASDIAENGIWLAGGGALLKGLRLLINQATGLEVQKSEDPLRAVIRGAGAVTEQFDFYRDVFLN from the coding sequence ATGTTTGATTTTTTGTCCAAAGACATGGCGATGGATCTTGGAACGGCAAACACCTTAATTTACATCCGAGGCAAGGGAGTTGTTCTGGATGAACCTTCGATAGTTTCTTTAGATAAGGAAACTCAAAAAATCGTCGCAGTGGGAAAAGAGGCAAAAAATCTCGCAGGTCGACACGGAAAGAACACCATCAGCGTCCGTCCTCTCAAGGATGGAGTCATTCACGATTTTGAAACGGCCGCTTTCATGATCCGCACTTTTTTGGGGAAGGTTTTCAAGCGAGTCCCCCTTTCCCGCCCCAAGTTGGTGATCGCAGTTCCAGCGGGAATCACGTCGGTTGAAAAGAGGGCGGTCATAGAGGCCTCAGAGGTAGCTGGAGCCGGAAAAGTCTATCTTATCGAAGAACCCATGGCCGCTGCTATCGGTACAGGCCTCCCCGTAGACCAGGCCAAGGGACAAATGATCGTGGACATCGGTGGGGGAACCACTGAAGTGGCCATTATCTCAAACTTTACCGTCACCTGCAGCGAATCCTTGCGTATTGCCGGAGACGAGGCCAACGAAGCGATCTGCAATTATATTCGCCGGGAGCATCATATGAACATCAGTGACTCCATGGCGGAAATCATCAAAATAAAGATCGGTTCCGCCGTACCCCTTAAAAAGCCCCTGGAGGTGAAACTCAGAGGCAAAGATCTCGCCAGCAATATGCCCAGGGTCGTCACCATTACGGATGCCGATATCCGCCAGGCCATCAAAGACCCCACTCGCGCCATTGTGGAGGGTGTGAGGCGGGTACTCGAAAAAGCATCCCCCGACCTGGCTTCTGATATTGCGGAAAACGGCATTTGGCTGGCGGGGGGCGGAGCGTTGCTCAAGGGCCTGAGGCTTTTGATCAATCAGGCAACCGGACTGGAAGTGCAAAAATCCGAAGACCCGCTGCGAGCCGTGATAAGAGGGGCCGGAGCCGTAACCGAACAGTTTGACTTCTATCGAGACGTCTTCCTCAATTGA
- a CDS encoding sigma 54-interacting transcriptional regulator has protein sequence MENKICELELKVLYEISRIIGQVLNLDQALETILGILSDSLAMKRATVTLKDEETGHLLISASHGLSTTEKKRGVYRQNEGVTGLIFRTAEPFVVPDISREPLFLNKTKSRRIEKDRISFLGVPIKLHTSPIGVLSVDRLFGKDISFEEDIRFLSIVATLIAQFVSINRQVKAREEVLRKENISLRAELSERFSHFFMIAKSRTMIEVQEMIKKVAPSKASVLLLGESGTGKTLIARIIHELSTRAKYPFVKVNCTSLPENLLESELFGYEKGAFTGAVKAKVGRFEEADGGTIFLDEIGELSLALQSKLLRFLQEREFERLGSTKTIKVDVRIIAATNKDLSDAVNTGSFREDLYYRLNVFPIHVPPLRDRKEDIPSLLDHFIDKISKEYGRRYRITPQGLDVLTKYDWPGNVREMENLIERLAILVDGVEMDVKDLPSHLYSGEKMTQLDKQDSLSRLEEMEKKEVVAALERNKWIQSQAARELGLTLRQIGYRIKKFGLDEFIDKRRQKGVSTREKG, from the coding sequence ATGGAAAATAAAATATGTGAACTCGAATTAAAAGTCCTCTACGAGATCAGCCGTATCATCGGGCAGGTTCTGAATCTGGATCAGGCCCTCGAAACCATTTTGGGAATTCTTTCGGATTCCCTGGCCATGAAGCGAGCTACGGTAACCCTGAAGGATGAAGAAACCGGCCATCTCCTCATTTCTGCTTCTCATGGTCTCAGCACCACGGAGAAGAAAAGGGGGGTTTACCGTCAAAACGAAGGGGTGACGGGCCTCATCTTTCGAACGGCCGAACCCTTTGTGGTGCCAGACATCAGCAGAGAACCTCTTTTTCTCAATAAAACCAAATCGCGTCGCATCGAAAAAGACCGCATTTCCTTTTTGGGTGTTCCCATAAAACTACACACATCCCCCATCGGGGTGCTCAGTGTGGACCGCCTCTTCGGAAAAGACATCTCCTTTGAGGAAGATATCCGATTTCTTTCCATCGTGGCCACACTGATCGCGCAATTTGTCAGTATCAACCGGCAGGTCAAAGCTCGTGAGGAGGTTCTGAGAAAGGAAAATATTTCTCTTCGGGCAGAGCTTTCCGAAAGGTTCAGCCACTTTTTCATGATCGCCAAAAGCCGGACAATGATCGAAGTTCAGGAAATGATCAAGAAGGTGGCCCCGAGCAAAGCCTCTGTATTGCTTTTGGGCGAATCGGGGACAGGAAAAACTCTCATAGCACGCATCATCCATGAATTGAGCACCAGGGCAAAGTATCCCTTTGTGAAAGTCAATTGTACTTCTCTGCCTGAAAACCTGCTCGAATCGGAACTGTTTGGCTATGAAAAGGGAGCCTTTACCGGTGCGGTCAAAGCCAAAGTCGGCCGTTTCGAAGAAGCCGATGGTGGGACGATTTTCCTGGATGAAATCGGCGAACTCTCCCTGGCTCTGCAGTCCAAACTTCTGAGGTTTCTCCAGGAACGGGAGTTCGAACGCTTGGGCAGCACCAAGACCATAAAAGTGGACGTGAGAATCATCGCTGCGACCAACAAAGACCTTTCAGATGCCGTCAATACCGGTTCTTTCAGGGAAGATCTCTATTATCGTCTGAATGTTTTTCCCATTCATGTTCCGCCCCTGAGGGACCGCAAAGAGGATATCCCATCCCTTCTCGACCATTTCATCGATAAAATTTCCAAAGAATACGGACGCAGATATCGAATCACTCCCCAAGGGTTGGATGTTTTGACGAAATACGACTGGCCGGGAAACGTCCGTGAAATGGAAAATCTCATCGAACGCTTGGCGATTCTGGTGGATGGCGTTGAAATGGATGTCAAGGACCTTCCTTCGCATCTGTATTCCGGTGAAAAAATGACGCAGTTGGATAAACAGGATTCATTGTCTCGGCTGGAGGAGATGGAAAAGAAGGAAGTCGTAGCTGCTCTCGAACGCAACAAGTGGATTCAGTCTCAGGCCGCCAGGGAACTTGGGCTCACCCTGAGGCAAATCGGATACCGTATCAAGAAGTTTGGATTGGACGAATTTATAGACAAACGCAGGCAGAAGGGCGTGAGCACCAGAGAAAAAGGCTGA
- a CDS encoding hydantoinase/oxoprolinase family protein: MIIGLDVGGTHTDVVLIGEGCILRQTKVPTDPSNLFGSVWTALDEVTRDVPPETIRRAVLSTTLTTNAIAEGKLEETGMIVSAGPGIDPECFRTNKHYYTVSGSIDHRGREIQSIDSMEIEAIASLLRSEGIRHVGVVGKFSVRNPKHEILIREILGDDFENVVLGHRLSGNLSFPRRIATTYLNASVYAIHKKFFQAVKDSLQKKGLHIPIFILKADGGTMSLEASLNSPGQTILSGPAASVMGSLPFASETEETLVLDIGGTTTDMAILIRRVPLLDPLGCELGGYKTLIRSLKTRSIGLGGDSTVRVVNGELTIGPDRQGRAMAYGGPVPTTTDALFVLGKATNGDVEAAKKGIESLARQQGTSIEETANQIFDLACNKILEEAARMIDDINSKPVYTVQELLEGYQVKPKEILVLGGPAPYFAFRLAAMTEFEVHVVPQWHVANAIGAALAKNTCEVTLFADTERGIAIAPEEDFYQQVKKDFDHQKAVNLAFELLKNKCLQEGASESEVEVEVLEDIQFNMVRDFYTTGKNIRVKVQIKPGLIPEFRDMAEKLFNFCPLPGTI, encoded by the coding sequence ATGATAATAGGGCTTGATGTAGGTGGCACTCACACTGACGTGGTTCTCATAGGCGAAGGCTGTATTCTTCGTCAGACCAAAGTCCCCACAGATCCTTCCAATCTCTTTGGGAGTGTATGGACTGCACTGGATGAAGTGACGCGTGATGTGCCGCCGGAAACCATTCGTCGAGCGGTCCTGAGCACCACACTTACGACCAATGCCATAGCGGAAGGGAAACTCGAGGAAACAGGAATGATCGTTTCCGCCGGTCCTGGGATTGATCCCGAGTGTTTTCGGACCAACAAGCACTATTACACCGTTTCGGGTTCCATTGACCACCGCGGACGGGAAATTCAATCCATCGATTCCATGGAGATCGAGGCCATTGCTTCGCTTCTCAGGTCCGAGGGGATTCGGCATGTGGGAGTCGTTGGCAAATTTTCCGTTCGTAATCCCAAACATGAAATTCTCATTCGAGAGATCCTGGGCGATGATTTTGAAAACGTGGTTCTGGGACATCGCCTTTCCGGCAATCTCAGTTTTCCCCGCCGTATTGCCACGACTTATCTGAATGCCTCCGTTTACGCCATTCACAAGAAGTTTTTTCAGGCGGTCAAGGATTCTCTCCAGAAAAAAGGGCTTCACATCCCCATATTTATACTCAAGGCAGATGGCGGAACGATGAGTCTTGAAGCTTCCCTGAATTCTCCGGGGCAGACGATCCTCTCGGGGCCTGCCGCAAGTGTCATGGGTTCTCTGCCTTTTGCTTCGGAGACCGAGGAAACTCTGGTTTTGGACATTGGAGGCACCACCACCGACATGGCCATACTCATTCGCCGCGTACCTCTCCTGGACCCACTGGGCTGCGAATTGGGCGGTTACAAGACATTGATCCGTTCCTTAAAGACTCGCTCCATCGGTCTTGGTGGTGACAGCACGGTACGGGTGGTGAACGGCGAGCTGACCATAGGTCCCGACCGACAAGGGCGGGCTATGGCTTACGGGGGGCCCGTTCCCACCACCACCGACGCACTGTTTGTGCTGGGAAAAGCCACCAACGGAGATGTTGAGGCCGCAAAAAAAGGCATAGAGTCTCTCGCCAGGCAACAGGGAACATCCATCGAAGAAACCGCAAACCAAATCTTTGACCTGGCCTGTAACAAGATATTGGAAGAAGCGGCCAGGATGATTGACGACATCAACAGCAAGCCTGTTTACACCGTGCAAGAACTTCTGGAAGGCTATCAGGTGAAGCCCAAAGAAATCCTGGTCCTGGGAGGTCCTGCTCCCTATTTCGCATTTCGTCTTGCGGCAATGACCGAATTTGAAGTGCATGTGGTGCCGCAGTGGCATGTAGCCAACGCCATTGGTGCGGCTCTGGCCAAGAATACGTGTGAAGTGACTCTGTTTGCGGACACGGAACGCGGAATCGCCATCGCCCCCGAAGAGGATTTTTATCAACAGGTCAAAAAGGATTTCGATCACCAGAAGGCGGTGAACCTCGCCTTTGAACTCCTGAAGAACAAGTGCTTGCAGGAGGGAGCTTCCGAATCTGAAGTGGAAGTGGAGGTTTTAGAAGACATACAATTCAACATGGTGCGCGACTTCTACACTACCGGCAAAAACATTCGCGTAAAAGTTCAGATCAAACCCGGCCTCATCCCGGAATTCCGTGATATGGCGGAAAAACTTTTCAACTTTTGCCCCCTTCCTGGAACCATTTAG
- a CDS encoding histone deacetylase family protein, protein MLSAISKTGLVFFPAFDWAISSTHPEREERLLYTQDQVFEEGLLDIDGIVEYKPDLATIQDVRRVHFCVPDEWSVLTESHLISAGGAKTIGTEVMEKRIERGFALVRPPGHHAMRVVHGARGFCNINIEAIMIEYLREAYGIDRVAIVDTDCHHGDGTQDIYWHDPDTLFISLHQDGRTLYPGTGFCYEMGGATAAGTTINIPLPPQTSEEGFLYTLDNAILPILEEFKPEIIVNSAGQDNHYTDPITNMNFSAQGYAELTRRLKPDIAVLEGGYSIETALPYINVGIIMALAGMDFSKVKEPDYHPDRIRQSRGITRQIEEVVAEVMDCWQKGPEIREKYLAGKPFVSRGRSIFYDTDNILETQRENLRVCPDCSGVLAIDSETDTGYHIYAVHIPRKACKECQEMGYKWYDSADQKIYHQIFLQDRTHDQYFVKKV, encoded by the coding sequence ATGCTTAGCGCAATATCAAAAACCGGTCTCGTCTTCTTTCCCGCCTTCGATTGGGCCATCAGCTCCACCCATCCCGAACGCGAAGAACGTTTGCTCTATACTCAGGATCAGGTTTTTGAAGAAGGCCTGCTGGATATCGATGGAATTGTGGAATACAAGCCCGATCTGGCTACGATCCAGGATGTCAGGCGGGTTCATTTTTGTGTTCCCGACGAATGGAGCGTCCTGACGGAATCACATCTCATCAGTGCGGGTGGCGCGAAAACCATAGGTACGGAAGTAATGGAAAAAAGGATAGAACGGGGGTTCGCCCTGGTTCGTCCTCCCGGACATCACGCCATGCGTGTGGTTCATGGTGCACGGGGCTTTTGCAACATCAATATCGAAGCCATCATGATCGAATATCTTCGGGAGGCCTATGGCATCGATCGGGTGGCCATCGTGGATACGGATTGTCACCATGGAGATGGCACGCAGGACATTTATTGGCATGACCCGGATACCCTTTTTATATCCCTGCACCAGGACGGACGCACCCTCTATCCGGGGACGGGCTTTTGCTATGAGATGGGAGGCGCCACAGCTGCGGGAACGACCATCAACATTCCCCTCCCTCCCCAAACTTCCGAAGAAGGTTTTCTATACACTTTGGACAATGCGATTCTGCCCATATTGGAAGAATTCAAACCGGAGATCATTGTCAATTCCGCCGGGCAGGACAATCATTATACGGATCCCATCACCAACATGAATTTTTCTGCCCAGGGATATGCGGAGCTCACCCGGCGCCTGAAACCGGACATCGCCGTTCTCGAAGGAGGTTACTCCATCGAGACCGCCCTTCCCTACATCAATGTGGGAATCATCATGGCCCTGGCCGGCATGGATTTCAGCAAGGTGAAAGAACCCGATTACCACCCCGACAGAATCCGCCAGTCCAGAGGCATCACCCGGCAGATTGAAGAGGTGGTTGCGGAGGTGATGGATTGCTGGCAAAAAGGACCCGAAATCAGAGAAAAATACTTGGCGGGAAAACCATTTGTTTCACGGGGCCGCTCTATCTTTTATGATACGGACAACATTTTGGAAACTCAGAGGGAAAACCTGCGAGTCTGCCCGGACTGCAGCGGAGTCCTGGCCATTGATTCCGAAACGGACACGGGCTACCATATCTATGCGGTGCACATCCCGAGGAAAGCCTGCAAAGAATGCCAGGAAATGGGTTATAAATGGTATGATTCGGCAGACCAGAAAATCTATCATCAGATTTTTTTGCAGGATCGAACACACGATCAATATTTTGTAAAGAAGGTTTAG
- the rlmN gene encoding 23S rRNA (adenine(2503)-C(2))-methyltransferase RlmN, with protein MNSNRVFIKNFTLSELERWVESIGERSFRARQLFRHIYVRHISSWEECSDLSKMFRTQLQFGTQLNALTLQEKQEASDGTRKYLFGLHDGHFIESVLIPDPPRYTLCVSSQVGCALGCKFCLTGALGFKRNLNAAEIVDQICRVQEDLESSKRITNLVFMGMGEPLANYEAVLRAIKVLIDPNGLAFSHRRITLSTAGLVPQLYRLGQDSPVNLAISLHAPDDNLRSQIMPINRTYSLSKLMAACRDYPLPPRKRITFEYILMEGVNDHPRQAKELVKLLQGVKAKINLIPFNPHPGSPFKKPSEEGILAFQDVLQRAQLTAIIRQSRGADIGAACGQLAAKYLGDQCGKTETVPSD; from the coding sequence TTGAATAGCAATCGCGTTTTTATCAAGAACTTCACTCTGTCCGAACTCGAAAGATGGGTAGAAAGCATTGGGGAGCGTTCTTTTCGAGCTCGACAGCTTTTTCGGCATATTTACGTCCGGCACATCTCATCCTGGGAAGAATGCAGCGACTTGAGCAAGATGTTCCGTACTCAGCTTCAATTTGGGACACAACTCAATGCATTGACACTGCAGGAAAAACAGGAAGCGTCCGATGGAACCAGAAAATATCTTTTCGGCCTGCACGATGGTCATTTCATCGAATCCGTCCTGATTCCTGATCCACCGCGTTACACACTCTGCGTCTCCAGCCAGGTGGGATGTGCCCTGGGGTGCAAATTTTGCCTGACTGGGGCGCTCGGCTTCAAAAGAAATCTCAATGCCGCGGAAATAGTGGATCAGATTTGCCGGGTTCAGGAGGATCTGGAATCTTCCAAACGTATCACGAACCTGGTATTTATGGGTATGGGAGAACCTTTGGCCAATTATGAAGCAGTGCTTCGTGCCATCAAAGTTCTCATCGATCCCAACGGATTGGCCTTTTCTCATCGCCGCATCACTCTTTCCACAGCCGGCCTGGTTCCTCAGTTGTACAGACTGGGACAGGACAGCCCGGTCAATCTGGCGATCAGCCTTCACGCTCCGGACGATAACCTTCGCAGTCAAATCATGCCCATCAATCGGACATATTCTCTCTCCAAACTGATGGCTGCATGCCGCGACTACCCCCTTCCACCGCGAAAACGCATCACTTTCGAATACATTCTCATGGAAGGGGTCAATGATCACCCCAGACAGGCCAAAGAACTGGTCAAACTGCTGCAGGGGGTGAAAGCCAAGATCAACCTCATCCCTTTCAATCCGCATCCCGGCTCCCCTTTCAAAAAGCCGTCGGAGGAAGGGATTCTGGCCTTTCAAGACGTGCTGCAAAGAGCACAGCTCACAGCGATCATCAGGCAGAGCCGTGGAGCCGATATCGGTGCGGCTTGCGGCCAACTGGCTGCCAAATATCTTGGAGACCAGTGCGGGAAAACGGAGACCGTCC